The DNA sequence TGCCTGAATGAGTTTAATTCTCGTATCCCGTGGATCAATGACATCATCCACCATGCCGCGGCTGGCAGCCACATAAGGATTGGCGAACTTTTCGCGGTATTCTTCGATTTTCTGTTCCCTGACTGCTTCGGGGTTGCTGCTGCCCTGGATTTCGCGCGCAAAAATGATATTGGCTGCTCCTTGAGGGCCCATGACCGCAATTTCAGCATTGGGCCAGGCAAACACAAGGTCAGCGCCGATGGATTTGCTGTTGAGGGCAACATAGGCGCCGCCATAGGCTTTCCGGAGGATCACGGTCAGCTTCGGAACAGTCGCCTCCGAATAGGCATAAAGGATCTTGGCCCCATGCCTGATGATCCCTCCGTGCTCCTGCTTGATGCCCGGGAAGAAACCGGTTACATCTTCAAAGGTAATGAGCGGAATGTTGAAGGAATCGCAGAAGCGGATAAATCTTGAAGCCTTATCGGAAGAATCAATATCAAGCCCGCCTGCCATTACCTTGGGCTGATTGCAGACAAGACCGACTGATTCGCCTTTGATCCTCGCCAGCCCGACAACAATATTCCTGGCAAAATCCTGCTGAACCTCCATGAACGATCCTTCATCCACAATCTGTTCCACTACTTTGCGGACATCATAAGGCCTCAGGCTGTCAAATGGGATGCAGTCAGTCAGATCAGGCCGGTAATCGTCCTCTTCATCTGCTGAAAGCCGCGGCGGCTTTTCCCCGCTGTTCTGGGGAAGGTAGCTGAGAAGCCTTCTTACCTGCTGGAGGACTTCCTCTTCTGTTCCGCCCATGAAGTGGGCATTGCCGCTTATTGAATTATGTACCTCTGCGCCGCCAAGGTCTTCTGAAGAAATCTTTTCGCCTGTGACGGTCTCAATCACTTTCGGGCCGGTAATGAACATTTGGCTCGTTTTTTCGACCATAAAGACAAAGTCTGTTATAGCTGGCGAATAAACGGCCCCGCCTGCACACGGGCCCATAATGACAGAAAGCTGCGGAATCACGCCGGAATAGATGCTGTTGCGGTAGAAAATGTGGCCATAGCCGTCAAGCGACACAACCCCTTCCTGGATCCTTGCCCCTCCTGAATCGTTCAGCCCGATGAAGGGAGCGCCGTTTTTGGCAGCAAGATCCATAACAT is a window from the Bacillus infantis NRRL B-14911 genome containing:
- a CDS encoding acyl-CoA carboxylase subunit beta is translated as MTDIYEKINELYDRRREVELGGGDERIEKQHEKGKLTARERIGLLLDEGTFVELNPFIEHRSTDFGLDRAKGPGDGVVTGYGKVNGRPVYLFSQDFTVFGGALGEMHAKKIANVMDLAAKNGAPFIGLNDSGGARIQEGVVSLDGYGHIFYRNSIYSGVIPQLSVIMGPCAGGAVYSPAITDFVFMVEKTSQMFITGPKVIETVTGEKISSEDLGGAEVHNSISGNAHFMGGTEEEVLQQVRRLLSYLPQNSGEKPPRLSADEEDDYRPDLTDCIPFDSLRPYDVRKVVEQIVDEGSFMEVQQDFARNIVVGLARIKGESVGLVCNQPKVMAGGLDIDSSDKASRFIRFCDSFNIPLITFEDVTGFFPGIKQEHGGIIRHGAKILYAYSEATVPKLTVILRKAYGGAYVALNSKSIGADLVFAWPNAEIAVMGPQGAANIIFAREIQGSSNPEAVREQKIEEYREKFANPYVAASRGMVDDVIDPRDTRIKLIQALEMLRNKKESRPAKKHGNIPL